ACTACGGAGATGAAGTGGGGATGGACGGCGGTCAAGATCCAGGATGCCGTAAACCAATGGTGTGGGACAGTGAAGCACAAGATCATGATCTCTTAAACTTTTATAAAACTATGATCAAGCTTCGTAAAGATCACCGCGCACTAAAAGACGGCACATTCCGTTTCCTTTCAGCAGAAGAAGGCACGTATTACGTCGCTTATGAGCGCGCGGATGAAAACGACCGTTTTATCATCGTATTAAATGGTGATGAAAAAGAACAAACAGTAACACTGAAAGACGTAAAGCAAGGCGCGTTCCGTGACGTATCTACGGACGAACGCTACACGATTCGCAACAACGAACTAACCATAACAACCGAACCACTCAGCATCCTCATCCTCAAAGAACAATAAAAAGTTCGGGGACCTGGTCCCCGAACTTTTTGGGAAAACGGCGATATTGGCATGATTGTTGCATAAAGTTTTGAAATAAATTGAGGAACAAAAATCGGGACGGGGTTCCGTCACACGATAAAATCTTGACTGTTCGAAGTACCAGGTAGGATCGTACCAGGTAATAAACTACCTGGTAGAATTGTACCTGGTACAAATATGTATAGAAGAAGCCCTGGTATGTCTCGCCCCCTTTTGAGCTCACCAGGGCTTCTTTTCTTTTATTTTGGCCACTCGCCTTCACGCCAATAGAACAATCCAACCGTCCCTTCCCCCTTATCATGATCATGATCACGATCACGCATCCAACTAAAAAAACACGGACAATTTTCCCGTCCGTGTTTTAACGTCCATACTTTATTTGTCCTCTCATAACAAGGAAAATCGTCACGCCCGATTTCTCCCTGTAATCATGTTAAAGATAAACACAATTAACGCAATCACGAGCAAAATATGAATGAGCCCGCCTGCAATTTCAAACAACAACCCAAGTAACCATAAAACAAGTAAAATCGTAATAATTGTCCAAAGCATTCACTTTGCCTCCTCTTGTCCAAGATAACTAGTGTTGTCCGTACATTTCCCGCTCCGCATAATCTTAAACTCCTGCCAGTTCACAAAATTGTCACAGACCTGGTCCCCGAACTTTTACCAAAACACTATTCTTTATTTTCTGAATTATTTGTATTATGATGTTGGACTAAGGAGGTGAAGCCGTTGACGTTTGATATTTTCTTTGCTCTTGTTATCGTACCGCTCTCTATTATTGGACTTGGACTTCTTTGTTACTACATTACCGGTAAGCAAGAAGAACAAGAAAGTCAAAAAGAACGAAGCTAACAAACTATGGACACCACGAATAGCCTCAAACAACAAGTCACAAACCTACATCAACGTTGCTATTAACTTACAAACCCACTACAAAAAAATAGGAGGAACCTAACGATGGATATAACAGCACATCCGCTTACCGTCACCGTACTTATTTTATATTTGATTTTACTTGTTGCGATCGGGATTATCAGCTCCCGCAAAAGTTCAGGTGGTCTAACTGACTTTTTCCTTGCCGGAAGAAAATTAAGTAAATGGACCGTTGCCTTTTCAGCTGTTAGTTCAGGAAGAAGCTCTTGGCTCGTCTTAGGTGTCAGTGGTACAGCATACCTAACTGGACTTAATGCCGTTTGGGCGGTCGCCGGTTACATAACAGTCGAAGTATTTATGTTTTTCTTTGTCGCAAAACGGTTCCGCAGTTTTAGTGAAAAAACAGGAAGTATTACAATCCCTGATATTTTTGAAAGCCGCTTAGGTGACCCTTGGAAAATCTTGCGTGTTGTCAGTGCATTAATCATTCTCTTTTTCATGGTTGCCTACGTCGGAAGTCAATTAGTCGGTGGAGCAACAGCGTTCTCGGGAGCATTAGGAATTTCAAGTACACAAGGAATGTGGCTAACAGCAGCAATCATTTTCTTATATACGATTCTCGGTGGATTCCATGCCGTTAGTAGAACAGACGTTTTACAAATTTTATTTATGTTTTTCTCACTCGTCATCCTGCCGATTGTCGCGCTCGTTCAACTTGGCGGATTCGAACCAGTACTAGCGACCATGCACGCAGAAGGCGGCGGATTTACAAGCCCGTTTGCATTCGCCTTTGGTGCTGTAATCGGTTTATTAGGAATTGGATTTGGAAGCCCAGGTAACCCACACATCGTCGTGCGTTACATGAGTTTAAAAAATGTGAAAGAAATGCGCCAAGCAGCACTTATTGCAACGTTTTGGAACGTAATAATGGGTTGGGGAGCCGTTATGGTTGGTTTAATCGGGCGTGCGTACTTCCCAAGTGTCGACATGCTTCCAGGAGAAAACAATGAGCAAATCTTTACTTCTCTTGGTGCTGAAGTAATGAACCCATTCTTTGCCGGTATCCTACTTGTCGCCGTTCTAGCCGCGATTATGAGTAGTGCTGACAGTCAGCTTCTCGTCGGATCAAGTGCTGTCGTTCGTGATATCGTTGATAAAACGTTCGGCAAAGGAAAAGAAATTCCACAACAACGTCTCGTCATGTACAGCCGAATGACGATCGTTATTATCATGGCGTTATCGATTTGGCTAGCTACGACAGCCGAAGCGTTTGTCTTCTGGATGGTACTATTCGCTTTCGGTGGACTAGGCGCATGCTTTGGTCCAGCCCTAATTCTATCATTCTATTGGAAAGGTTTGTCACGTGCAGGCGTACTAACTGGAATGATCACCGGTCTCTTTACAGTTATTATGGTTAAACAACAGCCTGAATGGACGTATCGCTTCATCGACGTCCACGAATTCTTGAACACTTACTTCTTTGGTATTACGTACGAAGCGGTTCCTGGCTTTTTAATCGCAACGTTCTTCACCGTCGTTGTCAGCTTATTTACGAAAAAACCTGCTAACGCCAATGAAATGATTGATGATATGAAAAAAGCAGGGTAATGAATCAACCATAGAAAAAAGACATGATCTCACCATTCGAGGTCATGTCTTTTTTTTTAGCTATCCGTTTCAATCTAACTCGTTTCGCTCAACAAGCTTCAACTCAACAAGTTGTTTCCATTTTTGCAATCGCGGCATCACAGTTTCATGAACAAACCGCATTCGTTCCTCCGTATCTGCACAAGTTTCTTCGATCTTCATTGATCCCGTCACAGCCTCTTGAAACGATCGCAAATGCTCAATCGCCGTTTCGTCATCACCAAACACCGAGTACATCGTCATATTCTCTTCATTATATGAAATAAGCCCTGCCATTACACTTTTCATGAGCCTGTCCCCGATATCTAAATCCTCTTGAATGTAACAATCACTGACATATTGTATCGCTGACTCAACTTCTTGAAGAAGATCTTTATAATTTGTCAAAAACTGAAGTTGCGCCTCTGTCAAACGTTTGGACACGCTCCTCACCCTTTCAAAAATGATCTCTTATGAACGATTGTATCAAGGCTCGTCGAATGATGCGAATAAAATACGAAGTAAAAAACAGCATGCTCACATTCTATAAAAAGGTCGAAATCATTTACAGATAATTGAAAAATCAGTAAGCTAAATGATACATGATCAACGCTATCATTCTATTTTTGTTTGAAAGGATTTTTACATATGGACGTAACCGTTGTTGCCACATCCATTGCTGTCATGGGTGTGATCATTGCCATAGGCGCCTTTTTTGCCCATAAAGTGCCAATTACCGCTGAAGTAAAACAAGCGCTTATTCTTATCGTACTAAACATCGCTGTACCATCGATCATCTTAAACGGTGTTTTCAATACGGAAGTCAGTGACCAACTATTAAGCCAAGCAATCACCATTTTTGTCATCTCAATCATCTTTCATTTAGCCGCACTCCTTCTTGCCTGGTGCCTGACAAAAGTTTTTCGCTTCGAATCGTTATTTGCGAAAAAAATGACCGTCTTAGCTGCTCTCGGAAACACCGGCTTTATCGGCATCCCCTTATGTGCAACGATCTTCGGACCAATCGGGGGACTAATGGCTGCGATTTTCGATGCTGGCCTTGACCTCATCCTTTTTAGCTTAGTCATTTACATGCTCCAATCAGGGAAAGGACTCAACGTGCGCCAAGTACTTAAGTCTTTAATTAACATGCCGCTCATTGCAGTCATTGTCGGGTTAACATCAGCGGTCGTCGGATTCAATCCACCCGATTTCATTAAGCAACTTACTGGACTTTTAGCAGGGCTCGCAACACCATTAGCCATGCTGTATCTCGGGATGCTCCTGCAAAACTTATTTAAAGAAACAGGCTTCACCATTTACAAGCAAATATATTTTCCTTTGAGCATTCGGTTATTAATCATCCCAGTCATCACGATGACGATCAATTCTTTTACACCCCTTGATGACTTTATAAAAAATGTGGTGATTATCCTGTCCGCGATGCCAACTTTCACATTAGCAGCAATTATTTTCGCTCGTTACTTAAACGATGAAAAAACAGCTGTCATCACGATCGCTTTTTCTACCTTACTTTCTTTGTTAACGATCCCGTTCATCTCATTCCTCTCAACGTTTTGGTTAGGAGGATGAGAATGTGGCTGGTAATTCATTATTTCTCAACGGAAAAAAATAATGATATAAGTTTTACAATCTAATAGGGTCTAACGTAAAATACAACTAAACCTAAAACATTGAGAGGTGCTATATGGTTCCTATTTCGATTGAGAAGTTCATACAGGGTATGGAAAAAGGTCATAGCGAAAAAGAACTGAAGGAAATGAAAGAAAGTATATTAGCCGCTGCACAAAGGAAAAAGAATGGGCAGTCATGCATTCAATGTGGAAAACCTATCTGGGCAATTGGCTCTGGTATTACCGACATGAATTTCTGTTTCACATGTACTACTGGTGAAGCCGATGACTCTGAAGATTATGAACTTGATACCGTTTGTTATTAAGCATTTAAAAGAGCAACAGGATTTAGCCTGTTGCTCTTTCATAAATATATAATCTTATAAAGGTTACTTCCTCATCGCGCCTAATTGCTGTCCTCCACCGACACCGCTACCGTGACGACGTTGGCGATCTATTTTAATGACCTCTTTCCACGTATCACGAAACTCAACAACAAATTGCTCCGCTTCCTTCAACGCTTTTTTGTCATTATTCGTATTCGCATCAACAAGGCGATTTAAAATAAAGTCATACAGTTGCATCATATTTTGCGCAACTTCCACATCCGTTTTCAACGTCACCATCAGTTCACGAATAATATTTTGCGCTTTAATCAAATTCGTATTGCGATCTTCTATGTTGTTCTCATCGATTGCCTTTTCCGCGCGTTTAATAAACTTTAAACACCCTTCGTAAAGCATTAACGTAAGCTCCCCTGGAGATTTTGTTTCCATCGAATTCTTCTTATAATTTGCATACGGGTTATTAACAGCCATACTAAAAACACCCTTTCTACTTCTCTCAATTTCATACCGCCCTAAGCCGGATGAATACGTCACAACGAATAACCATCTACTTTTTCAAAAATTCTAGACACATTGTCATAGTACTCTACTATTTTTATCGGCCACAATCCGACAACCTTTAACAAATCCACTCAAAAAATATCAACAATTTTTACCAAAACCTCTAAATGCCGACTCCGTCAAGTCTTAACAAAACACTAACCTGAAAATATGTTTAATAATGAGGTCTTCACTTTTGTCCAC
The Bacillus shivajii DNA segment above includes these coding regions:
- a CDS encoding AEC family transporter yields the protein MDVTVVATSIAVMGVIIAIGAFFAHKVPITAEVKQALILIVLNIAVPSIILNGVFNTEVSDQLLSQAITIFVISIIFHLAALLLAWCLTKVFRFESLFAKKMTVLAALGNTGFIGIPLCATIFGPIGGLMAAIFDAGLDLILFSLVIYMLQSGKGLNVRQVLKSLINMPLIAVIVGLTSAVVGFNPPDFIKQLTGLLAGLATPLAMLYLGMLLQNLFKETGFTIYKQIYFPLSIRLLIIPVITMTINSFTPLDDFIKNVVIILSAMPTFTLAAIIFARYLNDEKTAVITIAFSTLLSLLTIPFISFLSTFWLGG
- the fliS gene encoding flagellar export chaperone FliS; this encodes MAVNNPYANYKKNSMETKSPGELTLMLYEGCLKFIKRAEKAIDENNIEDRNTNLIKAQNIIRELMVTLKTDVEVAQNMMQLYDFILNRLVDANTNNDKKALKEAEQFVVEFRDTWKEVIKIDRQRRHGSGVGGGQQLGAMRK
- a CDS encoding lmo0937 family membrane protein, translated to MLWTIITILLVLWLLGLLFEIAGGLIHILLVIALIVFIFNMITGRNRA
- a CDS encoding sodium/proline symporter, which encodes MDITAHPLTVTVLILYLILLVAIGIISSRKSSGGLTDFFLAGRKLSKWTVAFSAVSSGRSSWLVLGVSGTAYLTGLNAVWAVAGYITVEVFMFFFVAKRFRSFSEKTGSITIPDIFESRLGDPWKILRVVSALIILFFMVAYVGSQLVGGATAFSGALGISSTQGMWLTAAIIFLYTILGGFHAVSRTDVLQILFMFFSLVILPIVALVQLGGFEPVLATMHAEGGGFTSPFAFAFGAVIGLLGIGFGSPGNPHIVVRYMSLKNVKEMRQAALIATFWNVIMGWGAVMVGLIGRAYFPSVDMLPGENNEQIFTSLGAEVMNPFFAGILLVAVLAAIMSSADSQLLVGSSAVVRDIVDKTFGKGKEIPQQRLVMYSRMTIVIIMALSIWLATTAEAFVFWMVLFAFGGLGACFGPALILSFYWKGLSRAGVLTGMITGLFTVIMVKQQPEWTYRFIDVHEFLNTYFFGITYEAVPGFLIATFFTVVVSLFTKKPANANEMIDDMKKAG